Part of the Bacillus cabrialesii genome is shown below.
ATCCAATACGCAAATCAAACGAACTGTGCAATCATCATTTCTTTGGATTAAAAAAGCGAAAACAGGGTAATGACAAAAGAAAAAGGAGTGAACATATGGTTATTGTGTATATCAGTCTGGCAGTATTGGCTATTTCTATCATTTTCTTAGGGTGTAATGTGATCCAAAACAAGAAAAAAATAGATCCCGCACTAAAGGAGCTCACTTCTGTTACGCAGGCTATGCAAAAACAAGTCGAAGGATTAAAAACGGAAGCGCAGCTGCTGACGCAAAAACAAAAGAAGATTCAGCAGGATGTTCAAATGAAAAAAAACGCCTTTCAGCAGACAACAGCTGAAGTGAAAGAAGTGCCCCAAGCAGTCAAAGAGGTGTGGC
Proteins encoded:
- a CDS encoding DUF948 domain-containing protein, whose amino-acid sequence is MVIVYISLAVLAISIIFLGCNVIQNKKKIDPALKELTSVTQAMQKQVEGLKTEAQLLTQKQKKIQQDVQMKKNAFQQTTAEVKEVPQAVKEVWQAGHLNSR